The genomic DNA GCGCTGCTAAAGATAAAGGATTGAACTATGTAATTGAGACTGGAGAAGCAGCTTTTTATGGACCTAAATTAGATTTTATGGTAAAAGACGCTTTAGGAAGACAATGGCAATTAGGTACAATACAAGTAGATTATAACTTACCAGAGCGTTTTGATTTAACTTATAAAGGAAGCGATAATGAGTTACACAGACCAGTAATGATTCACCGTGCACCATTTGGAAGTATGGAGCGATTTATTGCTATTTTATTAGAGCATACAGGCGGAAATTTCCCACTTTGGTTAATGCCAAATCAAGTTTCTATATTAACTCTTAGTGAAAAATATGAAAAATACGGCGAAAAAGTTTTAAATTTGCTAGAAAATCACGAAATTCGCGCACTTATAGATAACCGAAGCGAGACTATTGGTAAGAAAATTAGAGAGGCCGAAATGAACAAGACGCCTTATATGATTATAATAGGCGAGAATGAAGAGAAAGAAAACAAAATATCTGTAAGACAACATGGCGGAGAAGATTTAGGCACGATTAGTGTAGAAGACTTCTCTGAGATTGTTAAAACAGAAATAAATAAAACATTAAAACAATTTTAAAATAAACGTTTAACTAAAATACATAAGTCATAGCAATACGTAGAAAAAGATCGAGAGGACCTTTAAGAGTCATTAAAGAAGACCAACACAGGATTAATTCAAAAATTAGAGCAGAAAAAGTGCGTCTAGTTGGAGAAAATGTTGAAGTTGGTATTTACACATCCAAGCAAGCTTTAGCCATAGCAGAAGAACAAGAGTTAGATCTTGTTGAAATATCGCCAAAGGCAGATCCGCCTGTATGTAAAATTATGGACTATAAAAAGTTTCTTTACGAACAAAAGAAACGTGACAAGGCTTTAAAGAGTAAAGCGACTAAGGTTGTTATAAAAGAAATTCGTTTTGGCCCTCAAACAGATGACCATGATTACGAATTTAAAAAGAAACATGCAGAAAAATTCTTAAAGGAAGGTGCTAAATTAAAGGCATTTGTATTCTTTAAAGGACGATCTATTGTCTTTAAAGAACAAGGTCAAATATTATTGTTGCGTTTAGCACAAGACCTTGAAGAACTTGGTAAAGTGGAGCAAATGCCGAGATTAGAAGGTAAACGTATGACTATGTTTATCGCTCCAAAAAAATAGATAATACACCTAATAAGTATTTAGGTTTAAGATATTATAAGTGAAATCATTAAAAACAAGGAAACAAGATGCCTAAAATGAAAACAAAATCTAGTGCTAAAAAGCGTTTTAAGCTTACAGGTACTGGGAAAATTAAAAGAAAGCACGCGTTTAAAAGTCACATTTTAACAAAAAAGTCTAAAAAACGTAAGCTAGCTCTAACGCATAGTGCATTAGTACACGAAGCAGATGAGAATAACGTTAAAGTAATGTTACGTTTAAAGTAATACTTATTTTAACCGGTTACAAATTATTTATAAACCCTGGAGATAGGCAAACTAAGATTTGATTAAAAGTGTCGTTATTGACCGCCTACTACAAAACACATTTAAATTATGCCAAGATCAGTAAATTCTGTTGCCAAAAGAGCCAGAAGAAAAAAGGTGCTTAAACAAGCAAAAGGTTACTTTGGACGTCGTAAAAACGTTTGGACAGTAGCAAAAAATGCGGTTGATAAAGCGATGCAATATTCGTATAGAGACCGTAGAAATAAAAAGAGAACTTTCCGTGCATTATGGATCACGCGTATTAACGCTGGAGCCCGTTTACATGGAATGTCTTACTCACAATTTATGGGTAAATTAAAAGCTAATAATATCGAATTAAACCGTAAGGTTTTAGCAGATTTAGCAATGAATCACCCAGTAGCTTTTGAAGCTATTGTGAACAAAATTAAATAAAGGCTTTTTGCCAATTAAATAATATAATTTCACTTATAAAATTAAAGTCCGATTCGTAAGAATCGGGCTTTTTTATTTATTATATCTTAACTTAACATTAAAGTAAAATTTTAAATTATAATTTACTTTTGTAGATATACTTATTAAATGGATTTTTCGAATATAAAATTAGTAGTAACAGATATGGATGGCACCTTATTAGATTCCAACCATAAAGTAAGTGATAGTTTTTACACACTACATCAAGAACTTAAAAAAAACAATATACAGTTTGTTGCAGCAAGTGGAAGACCATTTTATAGTATTTCGAAAAAACTTAGCCTTATAAAAAATGATATTATAATAGCTGCAGAAAATGGTGCTTATGTAGTTGATGATAACGAAGTTATTTTGTCGACTCCAATACATAATGATTTTCTACCAGAATTATTTGAAGCCATAGAAGGTTTTAAAGATATACATCCTGTATTTTGTTCAAGAGATAAAGCATATATAAAAGAAAAATCTAAGAATTTATTAAATGTAATATCTCAATATTATACAGAATACGAAATTATAAAATCACCAAACGCTATTATAGAAGACATTTATAAAATAGCATTATATCATGAAACAGATTCTGAAAAATACATTTATCCACACGTACAGATTTTAGAGTCTAAATTTAAGGCAATAGTGTCTGCAAAAAACTGGGTAGATTTATCTAGAATAGATTCTAACAAAGGCGAAGCTTTAAAATTAATACAAGACAAGTATAAAATTAAACCTGAAGAAACTATGGTTTTTGGAGATTATAAAAACGATTTAGAAATGTTGGCTTTAGCAAAATATAGTTTTGCGATGCAAAATGCTCATCCAGATGTTAAAAAAGCTGCCAATTATATAACTAAAACTAACGATGAAAATGGTGTTGAATACATTTTAAAACAATTAATTGCTGCTAAAAAAAATTAATTTAATTTTATAGCAGAAATTTTTAAAGTTTCTTCCTTGCCTTTTAGCTCTAAATCTCCTATATATTTAGTTTTAAATTTATTCGTTAAATTTAAATCTTGCATTAAAGCATTTGAACAAAGTAAGGTTTCGTCGTATTTATTGCACTCTCCTTGAATTCTTGCGCAAGTATTTATTACATCTCCATGATATGCTATTTCTTTTTTAATACTCCCAACTTCGGTAACAATTAACTCTCCTCCATGAATTCCAGCTTTAAATTTAGGAACTAAACCGTATTTTTTTAAATATCGTTTTTGTTTTCTTTCTATTCTAGATTTAAAATGAAAAAATAATTCTACACAATTATTTTTTTTAATCCCTGTTTTATACTTCCAGCTTAACACAGCTTCATCTCCAACATACTGGTATATATCAGCATTATACTTTGAAACAATTCTATTTAAATCGTAAAAACAATCCTGGATTAATTCACTATAACGGTAGTGGCCTATTTGCTCGGCTATTGTTGTTGAAGCTTGTAAATCTAAAAACATAAATATGCGTTTTTCTTCTTTAGGGTTTCTATACTTACCTATTAAAAAATTAAAAAACACACCGCTTCCAAATTTTTCATTTGCTATTTTTATAAATGAAAATATTATAGAACAAACTAAAAAATACCCTACCAATAACCAGAAATGACGACTTTCTTTCCACCAGCCATCTTCATTACTTATATTTAAATTTAATGCTTCTTCAACTAATGGATATACATAATTAAGCGATAAAATAATACTTAAAAGATATATTATAAATTTCTCTGTAAGTACTAATGCTAAAGATAAGTTTTTAGATAAAAACTTATCGAAAAGAAATTCTGTTATAGTAAAAATCACACCAATTAGTGTTCCTAATACTACACCAAAATATAATATATCTGATATATGATAAGTGGTAACAATTACTCCTTCTTCTGATCCTATTGCAAAATATCTTATAAAGATGAAAATACAGAAAGCTATTATCCAGAATACTATTGTTAATAGTAATAGTCTTAAAAATTGTACTACGTAACTATTCACTTTTTATGTGTATAAAATTTCGTCTATAGCAGCTTGAAACTCTTTCCAGTTTATATAATTGTCACCATCTTTATCGTAACCTTCAATTAATTTTGAAGCTACAATACCGCGAATAAAGCCACTAATTTCTGCTTCTTTTAGCAAATCTTTTATTTCAGATTTTGAAAGTTTTTGATCTCCATTATCATCAAAAAAATTAAATGCTTCTTCTGGCGTTCTAAAATGGTTTGTTATTAGTATTTGTATTTTTTTTAAAATTTGGTCTTTTGTAGACATTGCTATTATTTTTAGGTATTAATAGTGTTTGTTTTTAGCCCTTACGATTGAAGTACTGCGTTAAGGATGGAGGCTTTGTTGGAGCTCGCCAGACTTTTTTGTCTGGAAGCGACTGCCGAGAGCCTGACCCAAACCTGTTTTTTTTACAGGTTTGGGTAACGCCCATATTTTAAGTTTTTTGTTTCTTCTTTTTTGCTGCAGGAAATAATACGTTATTTAATATTAAACGGTAACCTGGAGATGTTGGATGTAAGTCTAATTCTGTTTTTGGATCGCCTACTTTGTGTGTATAATCTTCTGGATCATGACCGCCATAAAAAGTAAAAAAACCTTTTCCTTTTATGCCGTGTATATATTTTGCTTCGCCATTAGTGTGGTTTTCTCCCATTACTAAAACATTACTTTTTATCTCGTCTCGAGTAAAAGAAGTGGTTTGTCCCATAAATCCTTTAACTAAAGCTGTATGATTTTGACATAGCATGGTTGGAATTGGATCCCATTTTGCAGAGAAATCCATGAGTGAGAAATAGTCTGTTTGTTTTGGTATTTTACGTTTTCTAGTCATGTCTATGCTAGAAAATTCGTAAACCATTGGGCTACGCTCTAACGTGTAGTCTTTAAATGCGAAAGTTTTATTATAATCTATTTTAGATTGGTAATTTGCATCACTACCATCACCATCAAACATTGGTTCGCAAATGTCTACATTTTCGGCAGATAAGGCAATATCAAAACTATCTGTAGCACTACACATGGCAAACATGAAACCTCCACCAACTACATAATCTCGAATTTTAAGCGCAACATCTCTTTTTGCTTCAGATACTTTATTATAGCCTAATTTTGTAGCTAATGCTTCTGCTTCTTTTTTTTCTTCTATATACCAGGCTGCTGCACGATACATTCTATAAAATTTTCCAAATTGTCCTGTAAAATCTTCGTGGTGTAGGTGTAACCAATCGTACAAAATAAGTTCATCGTTTAGAACTTGTTCATCGTAAACGGTTTCGTAAGGTATTTCGGCATAACTTAAAACCATTGTAACGGCATCATCCCATGGCAATTTTCCTTTTGGCGTATAAACTGCAATTTTTGGTGCTTTTTCTAATACAACAGCTTCCATATTTTGGCTTGGGCTACTAATTTCCTCAAGTATAGCTTGAGTGTTATCATCACTTATAACTTCAAAACTTACTCCTCGAACTTTACATTCGTGCCTAACCTCGTCATTATCTTGTAATAAAAATGAACCACCACGATAATTTAAAAGCCACTTTACCTTTGTGTTTTTTGCCAACACCCAATAGGTTATACCATAGGCTTTTAGGTGGTTTTTTTGAGAGTCTGCATCCATTGGTATAAGAATATACGATGCATAACTATGTGTTGTTAAAAGAAATAATAATAGAAATAGCACTTTTTTCATAATCGTTATTACAGATTTTGTTTAAACTGAAATAAATATGCAGAAAGATAATCAAAAATTATTCCTTTTCAATTTAAGAAAGGTTAATGTTAACGGAAGCTTTTAGGCAGATATGAGTTTTGCTATACCTTGTGTACTTTTAAACTGTTCCATAATAATTTTTAAAAACACAGTTATTGGAATTGCCATTATTAAACCTGGAACTCCCCAAAGATATCCCCAAAACATAAGTACTATTAAAACCGTAATTACATTTATTGAAAATGATTTTCCCATAAATATAGGTTCTAAAATACTACCATAAAGTACTTGAGTTCCTGCTATTGCAATTATAAAAAACAATAAAGATGTTGAAGGTTCTAATTCTACAAATGCAAAAATTGATAATAAAATTACAGTTATAAAAGAACCTACCATTTGTACAAAGTTTATTAAGAAAGCAAATAACCCCCAAAAAATAGGAAAACTTACATCGAAAAAATAACAAGCTAAACCTGTAAAAAGACCTGTAAGAAAACTAACTAAAAATTTAACTTTAATAAATTTGATAAGGTCGTTTTCTATTTTTATAAATGTTTTAATAGATTGATGCCTTTGTTTTAAAATTGTCTTGTTTAATAAATTTTCAATATTTATAGACTCGGCAAGCCATAGCACAACAAAAAAGAATGTCATTAACAGCGCTGTTAATGTTTTTGTTATAAAATTTAGTGTTGTACCAAAGTTATCGAATATAAATTCTTTATTTATAAATCGCGACAATTTTGAAGTTTCTGTTTTATTTGATTCTATACCAAATACAGATTCTACATCGTAAATTAAATCGTTTATTTTATTTTCAGCATTGAGTAAAAAGGCAGAATCTGTTTCCATTATCTGTTTACTTGATAATTTAACTAGCTCTATACCTAATTTTAAACCCAAAAACATAATAAGTAGTACAACCAGAATACTTAAAATTTTATGCACACCACGACGTTTTAAAAAACGTAATAATGGTAGAAATAACAATGCAATAAACATTGAGAATACTAATGGAATAAATATAAAAGACAATATTTTAAGGAGATAAAATATTATTGGTATTATTATTATTAATAGCAAATAATTGGTTGTACGGATTTTGTCCATTAGGTATTTAAATTTAAAACCAAGTCTCTGTCTAGAAACTTGGTTACAAAAATAGTTTAAAGCAAGGTTAATTTTAAATAAATTAACATGAGTTTTAATTAAAAAGGAACATCATCATCTTCTGGTGCTCCAAATGCATCATGTGGTGATGCTGTAAAGTTATCTTGTTTAAAAGTATCGTCGTTTGCTGCATTCATTTTAGAATGAAATTCGTTATTAGCAAATGGCGTATCGAAATCATCTAGGTTATCAAATTTACCAAGGTTTCCAATAAACTTTAATCGTATATTTTCTAAACCACCATTACGGTGTTTTGCAACAATAAATTCTCCTTGACCAGCGGTTGGCGATTGCTCATCGTCATCCCATTCGTCTATTTTATAATATTCTGGTCTATAAATAAACGATACAATATCGGCATCTTGCTCAATGGCTCCAGATTCACGTAAATCTGACAGTAATGGTCTTTTACTTCCACCACGTGTTTCTACCGCACGTGATAATTGTGATAGTGCTATTACTGGTACTGATAATTCTTTTGCTAAAGCTTTTAAGTTTCTCGAAATTGTAGATATTTCCTGCTCACGGTTTCCTCCATTACCTGCTGCTGTCATTAACTGTAAGTAATCAATCATGATCATTTTTATACCATGTTGAGAAGCTAAACGTCTTGCTTTTGCACGTAAATCGAAAATTGAAAGTGATGGTGTATCATCTATAAATAATGGTGCTTTTTCTAAAGCTTTAACTTTTACGTTAAGCTGTTCCCATTCGTGTTTTTCTAATTTCCCTGTTCTTAATTTCTCTGATGATAATCCCGTTTCACTAGAAATTAATCGTGTAATTAATTGTACAGAAGCCATCTCCAAAGAGAAAAATGCTACTGGAATATTTGAATTTACAGCAACGTTTCTTGCCATAGTTAAGGTAAAGGCTGTTTTACCCATACCTGGACGTGCTGCTATAATAATTAAATCACTTTCCTGCCATCCAGATGTTAATTTATCTAATTTATTAAACCCAGAAGGAATACCACTCATTCCTTCTTTTTTAGAAATTTCTTCAATTTTCTTTTTGGCCTGTATTACTAAATCTTGAGCTGTTTCACTAGATTTTTTAATATTTCCTTGGGTTACTTCATATAATTTAGATTCTGCACGATCTAATAAATCAAATACATCTTGAGTTTCGTCGTAAGAGTCTTCTATAATCTCACTAGAGATTTTTATTAAGCTTCGCTGAATGTATTTTTGTAAAATAATACGTGCATGAAACTCGATATGTGCTGAAGATGATACTTTTTGTGTTAGAGAAATAAGGTAAAAGTCTCCTCCAGCTAAATCTAACTTTGCATTAGTTTTTAATTGGGTTGAAACGGTTAATAAGTCAATTGGTTGACTTTCCTGAAACAACATAAAAATGGCTTCAAAAATATGTTGATGCGCATCTTTATAAAAAGCTTCTGCGCTTAATATATCGATTACTTCATCTACACCCTTTTTATCAATCATCATAGCACCAAGCACAACCTCTTCTAAATCAATGGCTTGAGGCGGTATTTTACCTTTCTCAAGATTGATTATTGTACTTTTATCTACTTTATATCCTTTTAATTGATTTGGTTGTTTCATAGACAACGAAAGTAAAAAAATTGTTACGTGAATGTAAATTTTGATTCTTTTCAATCTTCACACATCATTAACAATTCAACTGTTAATAACTTGATTTTATTGTTAATAAGCATAAAAAAATCTGAAAGACTAGCTTTCAGATTTTAATATCTTGAGTGTTTATTGCTGCTAGCCTTTAAATACTCCCATTTGAGAATATTTATCCATACGGTTAGAAACTAAATCTTTTGGTGATAAGTTTTTAAACTCTTCAAAAGATTTTAAAACTGCGGTTTTCACAGCTTCATATGTTTTTTCTCTATTACTATGCGCGCCTCCTAAAGGTTCTTTTATAATTTCATCTACCAACTTCATTTTTTTCATGTCTTTGGCAGTAAGTTTTAAAGCATCTGCTGCTTGTTCTTTATATTCCCAACTTCTCCATAATATAGATGAGCAAGACTCTGGAGATATTACAGAGTACCAAGTGTTTTCTAACATTAATACCTTATCTCCTACTCCTATTCCTAATGCTCCACCAGATGCACCTTCGCCAATAACAATTGTTATAATTGGTACTTTTAAACGTGTCATTTCAAGAATGTTTCTTGCAATGGCTTCACCTTGTCCTCTTTCTTCTGCTTCTAATCCAGGATATGCACCAGGAGTGTCTAATAAGGTAATTACAGGTATACCAAATTTCTCTGCAGATTTCATTAAACGTAACGCTTTACGATAACCTTCTGGATTTGCCATCCCAAAGTTTCTATACTGTCTCGTTTTTGTATTGTAACCTTTTTGTTGACCAATAATCATAAAACTTTGGTCTCCAATTTTACCAAGACCTCCAATCATAGCTTTGTCATCTTTAAAGTTACGATCACCGTGCAATTCTAAAAAAGAATCTCCACATAAGGCATTAATATAGTCTAAAGTATATGGCCTATTTGGATGACGTGACATTTGTACACGCTGCCATGGTGTAAGGTTTTTGTAAATTTCTTTTTTTGTAGCAACAAGTTTTTTTTCTATTTGCTTACAAGTTTCGGTAACATCTACATCGCTCTCTTCTCCAATAACCTGGCATTTGTCTAGTTGCTCTTCAAGTTCTTTTATTGGTAATTCAAATTCTAAATATTCCATTGAGAATTGTATTAAATAGTTTCTTATAGTTAGTGTGCAAAATTACACATTTTTTTCGTTTTGACTCTTTTTAATTGAAAAGGCTTTTTTGTTTTTTAAAATTCCGTTTAAAAGTACTGTGGTTAAAATAATTACAGCACCATAATAAAATGATGATGACATTTTTTCTGACAGCGGAAATATTAAGATGGCCAAAAACACGCCATAAATAGGTTCTAAATTATAAGTTAAAACAACAGTGTATGGACTTATTTGTTTCATAACGTAAGTTGAGGCTATAAATGCATAAGCTGTACAAATTGAAGCTAAAACTAATAAATAACCCAAATCTTTTATACTTATATTAAAATAACTTGCTGTAAAACCGTTACCAAATACGGGAATAAATATAGAGATAAATAAAACGCCAGCAATAAACTCGTAAAATGAAATTTTTGTGGCTGAGTCTTTTTCTAGAAATTTTCCGTTTAATACTGCAAATAAAGAGGAAAAAAAAGCCGAAACTATACCTAATAAAATACCATAAATATGTTTCATTTCTGTTTGAAGAATAATAAAAATGCCTAAAATTACTATTAGTCCAAAGAGAATTTCATACCAAATTATCTTTCTCTTATATATTATAGGTTCTATAAATGATGCAAAAAAGGCACCTGTAGAAAACATAGCTAGTGTAATAGATATATTAGAAACATCTATTGACGCAAAAAAAGTTATCCAATGTAATGCTATTATTACTCCTGCAATTGAAAACTTGAGTAATGTTTTTTTATCGATGGAAATATCGACTTTGGCAATTTTAATATAAATAAACATTAAAATTGATGCCATTACCATTCTATACCATACTAATGATACTGCTTCTATAGATATTAGCTTACCAAGTATTGCAGTAAAACCTGCTATAAAGACTAATATATGTAAATGTAAATAGTTTTTTAATTTATCGTTTAGCATTATATAAAAGTATAGCTGCTAAAATACCAAATATAAAGTTTGGAAACCATACGGCTATAAGTGGTGAAAAGTCAGACTGTGCTGCCATGGTGCCAAATATTTTATCAAAAAAGACAAAAACCATTGCTATACAAATACCAAAGGCTAGATTTACTCCCATTCCTCCACGTCTTTTTTTAGACGATACAGCAACTGCTATAATTGTAAGTATAAAAACAGAAACAGGCAAACTCCATTTTCTATAGAGTTCTAATTTATAACGACCAATGTTAGAGGAACCTCTTTTTTCTTCCCGTTCAATAAAACGAGTTAATTCAGAATATCTTAGTGTTTCTGCTATATATTCTTCTGGCACTAAATCTTCAAGTTCAAAAGAAAATATTGTGTCTTTTTTTCTTTCTATAGCTAATTCGTCTTCATTCTCTCCTACGTTTCTTTTTAAATAACTTCTAAGTCTATAGATAGAATCTTCTTCTATATATCTAATATTTGCTGCACTAATTTTATAGGTCATTTTATTATTTTCAAAATGCTCTAACGAAAAATTAAGTCCTGTTTTTTTAATTGGGTCAAAACTACTTACATAAATAATTTCCTTATCATTAATTTGTTTAAGAACATTACTTTGTGCTTGATTATTTTTTCTTTTTAAATATTTATATTGAAAATCGTTAAACCCTTTACTTGCAACTGGAGCTAAATAAAGCCCTAAAAGTATAGAGAACATGGCAACTATTGTAGCACCAATTAAATAAGGTCTTAAAAACCTAGTAAAAGATACACCTGAACTTAAAAAGGCTATAACTTCTGTATTATTAGCTAATTTTGAGGTAAACCAAATAACCGATAAGAACAAAAATAACGGAAATAAAAGGTGTGCGAAATAGATTGTAAAGTCAAGGAAGTATATTAACGTTTCTCCCAAAGGCGCTTCTCGATCTAATATTTTACCTATTTTCTCGGCAAGGTGTACTGTTATTCCAATTGGAATAAACAGTAAAATCATCATTACAAAAGTAAGTAGATAGCGTTTAAGTATGTACCAGTCTAGAATTTTCAATATTACAGTCTTTTGTCCATTTGTTTAACCATGGTATCTTTCCATGTTCTAAAATCTCCTGCTAATATATGTTTTCTTGCTTCACGCACCAACCACATATAAAAACCAAGATTATGTATGGTAGCTATTTGCGCTGCCAATCTTTCATTAACACTAAATAAATGACGAACATAAGCTTTAGAGTAATCTGTATCTACCCAAGTTATTGCCATTTCGTCTAATGGAGAGAAATCGTCTTTCCATTTTAAATTTTTAATATTTATAGTACCATGAGCTGTAAATAACATACCATTTCTTGCATTACGTGTTGGCATAACACAATCAAACATATCTACACCTAAAGCAATATTTTCTAAAATATTTATTGGTGTACCAACACCCATTAAATAACGTGGCTTATCTTCTGGTAATATATCTGTTACTACTTCTGTCATTGCATACATTTCTTCTGCTGGTTCTCCTACAGATAAACCTCCAATAGCATTACCTACTGCTCCTGCATTTGCAATATATTCTGCAGATTGTTTACGTAAATCTTTATATGTACTACCTTGAACTATTGGAAAAAATGCTTGAGAATAATCGTACTTAAATGGTACTTTTTCAAGATGGTTAATACAACGGTCTAACCATCTATGCGTCATATGCATTGAGCGTCGTGCGTAATTATAATCACAAGGGTATGGTGTACACTCATCAAACGCCATAATAATATCTGCTCCAATACTTCGTTGTATCTCCATTACATTTTCGGGCGTAAATGTATGGTAACTTCCATCTATGTGAGATTTAAACTTAACGCCTTCTTCTTTAATCTTTCTTCTTGATGATAAAGAATACACTTGGTAACCACCAGAATCTGTTAAGATATTGCGATCCCAGTTCATAAATTTATGTAAACCTCCAGCTTTTTCCAAAGTTTCTATTTGAGGTCTTAAATA from Lacinutrix sp. 5H-3-7-4 includes the following:
- a CDS encoding LptF/LptG family permease, producing the protein MKILDWYILKRYLLTFVMMILLFIPIGITVHLAEKIGKILDREAPLGETLIYFLDFTIYFAHLLFPLFLFLSVIWFTSKLANNTEVIAFLSSGVSFTRFLRPYLIGATIVAMFSILLGLYLAPVASKGFNDFQYKYLKRKNNQAQSNVLKQINDKEIIYVSSFDPIKKTGLNFSLEHFENNKMTYKISAANIRYIEEDSIYRLRSYLKRNVGENEDELAIERKKDTIFSFELEDLVPEEYIAETLRYSELTRFIEREEKRGSSNIGRYKLELYRKWSLPVSVFILTIIAVAVSSKKRRGGMGVNLAFGICIAMVFVFFDKIFGTMAAQSDFSPLIAVWFPNFIFGILAAILLYNAKR
- a CDS encoding HAD family hydrolase → MDFSNIKLVVTDMDGTLLDSNHKVSDSFYTLHQELKKNNIQFVAASGRPFYSISKKLSLIKNDIIIAAENGAYVVDDNEVILSTPIHNDFLPELFEAIEGFKDIHPVFCSRDKAYIKEKSKNLLNVISQYYTEYEIIKSPNAIIEDIYKIALYHETDSEKYIYPHVQILESKFKAIVSAKNWVDLSRIDSNKGEALKLIQDKYKIKPEETMVFGDYKNDLEMLALAKYSFAMQNAHPDVKKAANYITKTNDENGVEYILKQLIAAKKN
- a CDS encoding acetyl-CoA carboxylase carboxyltransferase subunit alpha, producing MEYLEFELPIKELEEQLDKCQVIGEESDVDVTETCKQIEKKLVATKKEIYKNLTPWQRVQMSRHPNRPYTLDYINALCGDSFLELHGDRNFKDDKAMIGGLGKIGDQSFMIIGQQKGYNTKTRQYRNFGMANPEGYRKALRLMKSAEKFGIPVITLLDTPGAYPGLEAEERGQGEAIARNILEMTRLKVPIITIVIGEGASGGALGIGVGDKVLMLENTWYSVISPESCSSILWRSWEYKEQAADALKLTAKDMKKMKLVDEIIKEPLGGAHSNREKTYEAVKTAVLKSFEEFKNLSPKDLVSNRMDKYSQMGVFKG
- the dnaB gene encoding replicative DNA helicase; translated protein: MKQPNQLKGYKVDKSTIINLEKGKIPPQAIDLEEVVLGAMMIDKKGVDEVIDILSAEAFYKDAHQHIFEAIFMLFQESQPIDLLTVSTQLKTNAKLDLAGGDFYLISLTQKVSSSAHIEFHARIILQKYIQRSLIKISSEIIEDSYDETQDVFDLLDRAESKLYEVTQGNIKKSSETAQDLVIQAKKKIEEISKKEGMSGIPSGFNKLDKLTSGWQESDLIIIAARPGMGKTAFTLTMARNVAVNSNIPVAFFSLEMASVQLITRLISSETGLSSEKLRTGKLEKHEWEQLNVKVKALEKAPLFIDDTPSLSIFDLRAKARRLASQHGIKMIMIDYLQLMTAAGNGGNREQEISTISRNLKALAKELSVPVIALSQLSRAVETRGGSKRPLLSDLRESGAIEQDADIVSFIYRPEYYKIDEWDDDEQSPTAGQGEFIVAKHRNGGLENIRLKFIGNLGKFDNLDDFDTPFANNEFHSKMNAANDDTFKQDNFTASPHDAFGAPEDDDVPF
- the rpmI gene encoding 50S ribosomal protein L35 yields the protein MPKMKTKSSAKKRFKLTGTGKIKRKHAFKSHILTKKSKKRKLALTHSALVHEADENNVKVMLRLK
- a CDS encoding AI-2E family transporter; amino-acid sequence: MDKIRTTNYLLLIIIIPIIFYLLKILSFIFIPLVFSMFIALLFLPLLRFLKRRGVHKILSILVVLLIMFLGLKLGIELVKLSSKQIMETDSAFLLNAENKINDLIYDVESVFGIESNKTETSKLSRFINKEFIFDNFGTTLNFITKTLTALLMTFFFVVLWLAESINIENLLNKTILKQRHQSIKTFIKIENDLIKFIKVKFLVSFLTGLFTGLACYFFDVSFPIFWGLFAFLINFVQMVGSFITVILLSIFAFVELEPSTSLLFFIIAIAGTQVLYGSILEPIFMGKSFSINVITVLIVLMFWGYLWGVPGLIMAIPITVFLKIIMEQFKSTQGIAKLISA
- the rplT gene encoding 50S ribosomal protein L20; amino-acid sequence: MPRSVNSVAKRARRKKVLKQAKGYFGRRKNVWTVAKNAVDKAMQYSYRDRRNKKRTFRALWITRINAGARLHGMSYSQFMGKLKANNIELNRKVLADLAMNHPVAFEAIVNKIK
- the infC gene encoding translation initiation factor IF-3; this translates as MKEDQHRINSKIRAEKVRLVGENVEVGIYTSKQALAIAEEQELDLVEISPKADPPVCKIMDYKKFLYEQKKRDKALKSKATKVVIKEIRFGPQTDDHDYEFKKKHAEKFLKEGAKLKAFVFFKGRSIVFKEQGQILLLRLAQDLEELGKVEQMPRLEGKRMTMFIAPKK
- a CDS encoding adenylate/guanylate cyclase domain-containing protein, whose translation is MNSYVVQFLRLLLLTIVFWIIAFCIFIFIRYFAIGSEEGVIVTTYHISDILYFGVVLGTLIGVIFTITEFLFDKFLSKNLSLALVLTEKFIIYLLSIILSLNYVYPLVEEALNLNISNEDGWWKESRHFWLLVGYFLVCSIIFSFIKIANEKFGSGVFFNFLIGKYRNPKEEKRIFMFLDLQASTTIAEQIGHYRYSELIQDCFYDLNRIVSKYNADIYQYVGDEAVLSWKYKTGIKKNNCVELFFHFKSRIERKQKRYLKKYGLVPKFKAGIHGGELIVTEVGSIKKEIAYHGDVINTCARIQGECNKYDETLLCSNALMQDLNLTNKFKTKYIGDLELKGKEETLKISAIKLN
- a CDS encoding DMT family transporter — its product is MLNDKLKNYLHLHILVFIAGFTAILGKLISIEAVSLVWYRMVMASILMFIYIKIAKVDISIDKKTLLKFSIAGVIIALHWITFFASIDVSNISITLAMFSTGAFFASFIEPIIYKRKIIWYEILFGLIVILGIFIILQTEMKHIYGILLGIVSAFFSSLFAVLNGKFLEKDSATKISFYEFIAGVLFISIFIPVFGNGFTASYFNISIKDLGYLLVLASICTAYAFIASTYVMKQISPYTVVLTYNLEPIYGVFLAILIFPLSEKMSSSFYYGAVIILTTVLLNGILKNKKAFSIKKSQNEKNV
- a CDS encoding EF-hand domain-containing protein, encoding MSTKDQILKKIQILITNHFRTPEEAFNFFDDNGDQKLSKSEIKDLLKEAEISGFIRGIVASKLIEGYDKDGDNYINWKEFQAAIDEILYT